The genomic interval AGGACCGTACGATCACCGGATTCCGGCGACGCGGAGTCACCCGGCCGTCCCCCACCATGGCGCCATGGGTGATGACCCCCTCCTGTACCAGATCCGGGTCTGCGGCCACCTCGGCCCCACCCTGCTGACGGCGTTCCCGGCATTCGCGCCCGAGCAGCAGGGCACCGAAACCGTGCTCACCGGGCTGCTGCCGGACGCCTCGGCGCTCTACGGCGTCCTCGCCGAGGTCGAGGCACTCGGCCTCGACCTCCTCGAAGTACGCAGAGTCAGGCCCCGGCTCCCGCACGACCTCTCGGTCCGGCCGATCGCGCGACCGAACCACCCCTCACGCAAGGGAGAACGTTCCGTGAGCACCGAGCAGCAGGACACTCTCGACGCGATCCTGCGTCGGTCGGCCCTACCCGTCGGCAGTGACGTCGGCGAACAGCGGCGCCTGCTCCACGAGTTGACGTCCGCGCAGCCCCTGCCCCCCGACGTGACCATGACCTCGACCACGCTGGGCGGGGTCCCCGTCGCCGCGATCACGGTCGACGGCGTCGAACCCCGGCACGTCGTCCTGTACTTCCACGGCGGTGTCTACGTTCTGGGCGACGCGGCGAGCGCCGCCGGTCTGGCCTCGCAGGTGGGCCGCCGGATCAGTGCCAGGGTCTACTCCGTCGACTACCGGCTCGCCCCCGAGCACCCGTACCCGGCGGCGGTGGACGACGCGCTCGCGACCTATGAAGCCCTCCTGAAGGACGGCATCGCCCCCTCGGACATCGTCCTCGCCGGGGAGTCCGCGGGCGGCGGGCTCGTCGTCGCGACCCTGGTCAACGCCCGTGACCGCGGACTGCCGCTGCCCGCCGCGGCCTACGTCATGTCGCCGTACGTCGACCTCACGCTGGCCGGGGCGAGCATCGACACCAAGCGCGAGGCCGACCCGCTGCTCAGCCGGGAACTCCTCGCACCCCGGGTCAGCGACTACACGGCGGGACAGGACGCCGCTCTCGGCCTGATCAGCCCCGTCTTCGCGGACCTGTCCGGCCTGCCGCCCCTGATCGTCCAGGTCGGCAGCCACGAGGTCCTCCTCGACGACGCCGTACGCCTCGCACAGCAGGCCGCGGCCGCGGACGTCGAGGTCACGCTGGAGGTCACGCCTCGGGTCCCGCACGTCTTCCAGGCCTATCAGCCGCTCCTCGACGAAGCGGCCGTAGCGCTGGACCGGGCCGGAGAGTTCCTGTCCGCGCGGCTGGACAGCGCAAGCGGAAAGCCGGTGTGGTAGGAACCCGGCGACGACCTGTCACCCGACCACTGACGTCGTTGTCGTCGGCGAGCCCCGGCTCAGTCCTCCGAGCCCCGCTGCCCGTTGCGGCCCCTGCGCGCGTCGACGACCGAGTCGGCGACCGGCACGACGATCCAGCAGAGGTAGGCCCAGTGGGTGACGAGCGACACCGGGATCGAGATCAGGAAGCCCAGTGCCACCATGCCCAGGCGGCGGATGGCCCTGGCGAAGAGCTCGGGCGGGGTGCCGGGGCGCTGGAGGCCGTCGCGGGGGACCTCGCGGACCATCAGGATGAACAGGAGACAGGACAAGAACTGCACGACCGCGTAGAAGATGAACCGCGCCTGGAACGCTCCGTGGCCGCCGATCACGTCGGTCGCGAACGGGGTGACCACCAGCGTCAGCAGCCAGTACATGGTCAGGGACGTCAGCCGGGTGTTGGTCGCCGTGACGTAGCGGAACACCCGGTGATGGGAGCGCCAGTGCGCGGCGATCACCACGAAGCTGATCATGAACGCCAGATAGCTCTCACGGTGTGACGTGGCCGAGTGCCACAACTCCGAGTTGGTCGACCCCTCCGGCACCGGCAGTTCCAGCGCCAGCAGCGTGAGCGCGATGGCGACCACCGCGTCCCCGAAGAACGTGAGCCGATCGCCGGAGACCGCCCGGGCCTCCATCTCCTGGTCCTCGGACGGCAGTTCTTGATCAGTCGAGACATCCATGGCAGCAGAGAATGCCACAAGCCGCGGGGCGCCTCGGACGCGCCCGGCACCGAGCGCCGGGCCGGGGGAGTGGTACTGCTGGTCCTACCCGTACGGCTGGCGGCCGGCGCGCGGAGAAGAGGATCATCGGACGGACAGGGCACGGCCCCGACCGGAAACACCTCAGACAACTGATCGCGCAGAACGGAGAGCCGCATGACCATGGCCTACCTCGCACAGCCCGAGCAGCAGCAGAAACTGGAATGGCTCGACGGCGGTGAGTTCGCCGTACTCCTCGACGCCGCGGCCACCGACGGACAGTTGACCGTGGGGCGGTTCTCCGTCGCCAAGGGCGAGGCACCGCCGTACCACAAGCACACCCGTGAGGACGAGGTCTTCATGCTCATCAAGGGGAGTGCGCTGCTGTGGTGCGACGACGAGGAGATGGAGCTGTCGGAGGGCGGCATCGTCTTCCTGCCGCGGAACGTGCCGCACGGCTACCGGATCACCTCCGACACGGCCGACCTGCTGATGATCTGCACGCCCGGTGGCATCGAGGGCATGTTCCGGCACGCGGGACGTGACCTCACGACCCCGCGCCCCGAGGGCTTCGAGATCTCGCGGGACGTCATGGCCGAGGCCGCCGACATGTACGGCCAGATCATCGTCGGCCCGCCGCGCTGACCCACCGCTCCGGAGCACCATCGCACCGACCGGAACCACGAAAGGCACAGCCATGTCCCGGCAACAGCGCCAGGCCCTCGACGAGATGCTGCGGCACGGCCCGCTCGACCTCGGCGGGGACGTCCCCCAACAGCGCGCCCTCTTCCACGACATGATGACGTCGAGCCCGTTGCCGCCCGACGTCAGGACGACGGAGGGCGAACTGGGCGGCGTACCGGTCGTCACCGTCGAGACCCCGGCCGGCGACCCGCCGACCGTCCTGCTGTACCTGCACGGCGGCGCGTACGTCATCGGCTCGGCGGCCGACGCCGCGGGTCTGGCCGCCGAGGTCTCCCGGCGCACCGG from Streptomyces sp. NBC_01288 carries:
- a CDS encoding alpha/beta hydrolase, producing the protein MGDDPLLYQIRVCGHLGPTLLTAFPAFAPEQQGTETVLTGLLPDASALYGVLAEVEALGLDLLEVRRVRPRLPHDLSVRPIARPNHPSRKGERSVSTEQQDTLDAILRRSALPVGSDVGEQRRLLHELTSAQPLPPDVTMTSTTLGGVPVAAITVDGVEPRHVVLYFHGGVYVLGDAASAAGLASQVGRRISARVYSVDYRLAPEHPYPAAVDDALATYEALLKDGIAPSDIVLAGESAGGGLVVATLVNARDRGLPLPAAAYVMSPYVDLTLAGASIDTKREADPLLSRELLAPRVSDYTAGQDAALGLISPVFADLSGLPPLIVQVGSHEVLLDDAVRLAQQAAAADVEVTLEVTPRVPHVFQAYQPLLDEAAVALDRAGEFLSARLDSASGKPVW
- a CDS encoding TMEM175 family protein; the protein is MDVSTDQELPSEDQEMEARAVSGDRLTFFGDAVVAIALTLLALELPVPEGSTNSELWHSATSHRESYLAFMISFVVIAAHWRSHHRVFRYVTATNTRLTSLTMYWLLTLVVTPFATDVIGGHGAFQARFIFYAVVQFLSCLLFILMVREVPRDGLQRPGTPPELFARAIRRLGMVALGFLISIPVSLVTHWAYLCWIVVPVADSVVDARRGRNGQRGSED
- a CDS encoding cupin domain-containing protein, which codes for MTMAYLAQPEQQQKLEWLDGGEFAVLLDAAATDGQLTVGRFSVAKGEAPPYHKHTREDEVFMLIKGSALLWCDDEEMELSEGGIVFLPRNVPHGYRITSDTADLLMICTPGGIEGMFRHAGRDLTTPRPEGFEISRDVMAEAADMYGQIIVGPPR